A stretch of the Leisingera thetidis genome encodes the following:
- the fghA gene encoding S-formylglutathione hydrolase translates to MELVESTICFGGKNAVYRHPSDACSCDMTFGIYLPPQAESNSVPVLWYLSGLTCTHENAMTKASLQQFAAKRGLALVFPDTSPRGEYVADDEAYDLGQGAGFYVNATQEPWARHFRMYNYVARELYSLVCGAFPVTEIHGITGHSMGGHGALTLAIHSPGQYRSVSAFAPIANPSKSDWGRKQLGAYLGTDEASWLDHDASLLLRKKGWKRDILVDQGGDDQFLDLLRPQELVDAATDASVPLLYRTHSGYNHSYFFVASFAEDHVNWHADRLTADW, encoded by the coding sequence ATGGAGTTGGTCGAAAGCACAATTTGCTTCGGTGGCAAGAACGCAGTTTACAGGCATCCGTCGGATGCCTGCAGCTGCGACATGACCTTTGGCATCTATCTGCCTCCGCAAGCCGAATCCAACTCGGTTCCTGTATTGTGGTACCTGTCAGGCCTGACCTGTACCCATGAAAACGCCATGACCAAAGCTTCCTTGCAGCAATTTGCAGCCAAGCGTGGCTTAGCACTTGTGTTCCCGGACACGTCACCGCGTGGCGAGTACGTTGCGGATGACGAGGCATATGATCTTGGCCAGGGTGCAGGATTCTACGTCAACGCAACGCAAGAGCCTTGGGCGCGGCACTTCCGCATGTATAACTATGTTGCCCGGGAACTTTACTCATTGGTGTGCGGAGCTTTCCCAGTTACCGAAATCCATGGAATTACAGGCCATTCAATGGGTGGGCATGGAGCTTTGACCCTGGCAATACACAGCCCGGGTCAGTACCGCTCAGTTTCCGCCTTTGCGCCCATTGCCAACCCCAGTAAATCTGATTGGGGACGTAAACAGCTGGGAGCTTACCTCGGCACAGATGAGGCCTCGTGGCTGGATCATGACGCCAGCTTACTGCTCCGCAAAAAAGGCTGGAAACGGGATATCCTTGTTGATCAGGGCGGTGATGATCAGTTTCTCGATCTATTGCGCCCGCAAGAGCTAGTGGACGCTGCCACAGACGCGTCTGTGCCCCTGTTATACAGGACGCACAGTGGATACAATCACAGCTACTTTTTCGTCGCAAGCTTTGCCGAAGATCACGTGAACTGGCATGCCGATAGGCTAACAGCTGATTGGTGA
- a CDS encoding electron transfer flavoprotein subunit alpha/FixB family protein: protein MAVLLLAEVTDGALALDATAKAVAAASKLGDVTVLAAGASAAAAGEEAAKIAGVAKVLVAEDASLGHRLAEPTAALIAGLASDFEHIVAPATTDAKNVLPRVAALLDVMVISDVSGVVDGDTFERPIYAGNAIQTVKSRDAKKVVSIRTASFDAAGTGGSASVETISAAANPGLSEWVEDKVAASDRPELTSAGIVVSGGRGVGSEEDFKLIEGLADKLGAAVGASRAAVDSGYAPNDWQVGQTGKVVAPDLYIAVGISGAIQHLAGMKDSKVIVAINKDEEAPIFQVADFGLVADLFEALPALTEKL, encoded by the coding sequence ATGGCTGTTCTTCTCCTTGCTGAAGTGACCGACGGTGCGCTGGCGCTGGACGCAACCGCCAAGGCCGTGGCCGCAGCCTCCAAGCTGGGTGACGTGACCGTTCTGGCGGCCGGCGCCTCCGCTGCCGCGGCTGGCGAAGAAGCTGCCAAGATCGCAGGCGTTGCCAAGGTTCTGGTTGCCGAGGACGCATCGCTGGGCCACCGCCTGGCGGAGCCGACCGCAGCCCTGATCGCCGGCCTGGCCTCCGATTTCGAGCACATCGTGGCCCCCGCCACCACCGACGCCAAGAACGTGCTGCCGCGCGTCGCCGCGCTGCTGGACGTGATGGTGATCTCGGACGTCTCCGGCGTTGTCGACGGCGACACCTTCGAGCGCCCGATCTATGCCGGTAACGCGATCCAGACCGTGAAGTCCCGCGACGCCAAGAAAGTCGTCTCGATCCGCACCGCGTCCTTTGACGCAGCCGGGACCGGCGGCTCGGCTTCGGTTGAGACGATCTCGGCTGCGGCCAACCCGGGCCTGTCCGAGTGGGTCGAAGACAAGGTTGCCGCAAGCGACCGTCCCGAGCTGACCTCGGCCGGGATCGTTGTCTCCGGCGGCCGCGGCGTCGGCTCCGAAGAAGACTTCAAACTGATCGAAGGCCTGGCCGACAAGCTGGGCGCCGCTGTTGGCGCATCGCGCGCCGCGGTCGACTCGGGCTACGCTCCGAACGACTGGCAGGTGGGCCAGACCGGCAAGGTTGTTGCCCCGGATCTCTACATCGCCGTGGGCATCTCCGGTGCCATCCAGCACCTGGCCGGCATGAAGGACTCCAAGGTCATCGTGGCGATCAACAAGGACGAAGAAGCACCGATCTTCCAGGTTGCGGACTTTGGCCTGGTTGCCGACCTGTTTGAAGCCCTCCCGGCCCTGACCGAAAAACTCTGA
- a CDS encoding electron transfer flavoprotein subunit beta/FixA family protein: MKVLVPVKRVIDYNVKVRVKADGSGVDLANVKMSMNPFDEIAVEEAIRLKEAGKADEVVAVSIGVKQAQETLRTALAMGADRAILVVAADDVHTDIEPLAVAKILAKVVEEEQPGVVLCGKQAIDNDMNATGQMLSALLGWSQGTFASELDIEGDTAKVTREVDGGLQTISVKMPAIITVDLRLNEPRYASLPNIMKAKKKPLDEKTAADYGVDVTPRLEIVKTEEPPARAAGIIVGSVDELVEKLKEAGAV, translated from the coding sequence ATGAAGGTACTCGTGCCTGTCAAGCGCGTGATTGACTACAACGTGAAGGTCCGCGTCAAAGCGGACGGCAGCGGTGTCGATCTCGCCAACGTGAAAATGTCGATGAACCCCTTCGACGAAATCGCCGTCGAAGAAGCCATCCGCCTGAAGGAAGCCGGCAAGGCTGACGAAGTGGTTGCGGTTTCGATCGGCGTGAAGCAGGCCCAGGAAACCCTGCGCACCGCGCTGGCCATGGGCGCGGACCGCGCCATCCTGGTGGTTGCTGCCGACGACGTGCACACCGACATCGAGCCGCTGGCGGTTGCCAAGATCCTCGCCAAAGTGGTCGAGGAAGAGCAGCCCGGCGTCGTGCTCTGCGGCAAGCAGGCGATCGACAACGACATGAACGCAACCGGCCAGATGCTGTCGGCGCTGCTGGGCTGGTCCCAGGGCACCTTCGCCTCTGAACTGGACATCGAAGGCGACACCGCCAAGGTGACCCGTGAGGTCGACGGCGGCCTGCAGACCATTTCCGTGAAGATGCCCGCCATCATCACCGTGGACCTGCGCCTGAACGAGCCGCGCTATGCGTCGCTGCCGAACATCATGAAGGCGAAGAAGAAGCCGCTGGACGAGAAAACCGCCGCCGATTACGGCGTCGACGTCACGCCGCGCCTGGAAATCGTCAAGACCGAAGAGCCGCCGGCCCGCGCCGCAGGCATCATCGTCGGCTCCGTCGACGAGCTGGTTGAGAAACTCAAAGAAGCGGGGGCTGTGTAA
- the pcaF gene encoding 3-oxoadipyl-CoA thiolase — protein sequence MNDAFICDYIRTPIGRYGGALSKVRADDLAAHPISALLARNPGLNPVAIEEVWLGCANQAGEDNRNVARMAGLLAGLPEKVPGVTVNRLCGSGMEAIAAAARAIRAGDMAMAMAGGVESMTRAPFVMPKSGAAYARAPEIHDTTIGWRFVHSKIQAEWGTDSMPETAENVAVEYGVTREDQDAFALRSQERAQAAISSGRLAREIAPITVDLGRGKTAEVAQDEHPRVGTTLEDLARLRPIVRPGGTVTAGNASGVNDGAAALIVASEAGAKAQGLEPLARIVGAASAGIAPRVMGYGPVPAVQKLAGLTGIGTDQLDVIELNEAFAAQGLAVLRGLGIADDDPRVNRNGGAIALGHPLGMSGARIVGSAALELQKTGGRYGLATMCVGVGQGVALLLERV from the coding sequence ATGAACGACGCTTTCATCTGCGACTACATCCGCACCCCAATTGGCCGCTATGGCGGAGCCTTGTCGAAAGTGCGCGCTGACGATTTGGCCGCGCATCCGATTTCGGCGTTGCTAGCGCGCAATCCCGGCCTTAACCCTGTTGCCATCGAGGAGGTCTGGCTGGGCTGCGCCAACCAGGCCGGAGAGGACAACCGTAATGTGGCGCGTATGGCCGGTCTTCTAGCCGGCCTGCCGGAAAAGGTGCCTGGGGTGACGGTCAACAGGCTCTGCGGCTCGGGAATGGAGGCGATAGCCGCCGCCGCCCGCGCCATCCGCGCAGGCGACATGGCGATGGCGATGGCCGGCGGCGTCGAAAGCATGACCCGCGCGCCCTTTGTCATGCCCAAGTCCGGCGCCGCCTATGCCCGCGCCCCGGAAATCCACGACACCACTATCGGCTGGCGCTTCGTCCACTCGAAGATACAGGCGGAATGGGGCACCGATTCCATGCCGGAAACCGCAGAGAACGTGGCGGTCGAATACGGTGTGACCCGCGAGGACCAGGATGCCTTTGCCCTGCGCTCGCAGGAGCGTGCGCAAGCGGCCATCTCCTCCGGGCGGCTGGCGAGGGAAATCGCGCCGATCACCGTTGATCTGGGCCGCGGCAAGACGGCGGAGGTAGCGCAGGACGAACACCCCCGCGTCGGCACCACGCTGGAAGATCTCGCCCGCCTGCGTCCGATCGTGCGCCCCGGTGGAACGGTCACGGCCGGGAACGCCAGCGGCGTCAATGACGGCGCGGCGGCGCTTATCGTGGCCTCCGAAGCGGGCGCCAAGGCGCAAGGATTAGAACCCTTGGCGCGCATCGTGGGCGCCGCCTCGGCGGGGATTGCGCCGCGTGTCATGGGCTATGGCCCGGTGCCCGCAGTACAAAAACTGGCTGGGTTGACCGGCATCGGCACCGACCAACTCGACGTGATCGAACTGAACGAAGCATTTGCGGCGCAGGGCCTGGCGGTGCTGCGCGGGCTGGGCATTGCCGATGACGACCCGCGCGTGAACCGCAATGGCGGCGCCATCGCACTGGGCCACCCGCTGGGCATGTCCGGTGCCCGCATTGTCGGCAGCGCCGCGCTTGAATTGCAAAAGACCGGCGGTCGCTACGGGCTCGCTACAATGTGCGTCGGCGTCGGCCAGGGGGTGGCTCTCTTGCTGGAACGCGTTTGA
- a CDS encoding 3-hydroxyacyl-CoA dehydrogenase NAD-binding domain-containing protein, whose amino-acid sequence MALRYKISGGTCIITLDNPPLNVVGQTMRRQLNAALDSAEIAQAERIIVTGAGRAFSAGSDAREFNAPPQEPHLPDVLNRLETMGSIAAINGIALGAGLEIALACRYRIAAPEALLGLPEVTLGVVPGAGGTQRLPRITGLAKAAGLITQGGRIGALAAEELGLVDEVAPDTLTAAQQVPARVLAAALPASALPAPQPEPGLFSNLRQTAAKRTRGQTAPQVALDLLEAATRLPFSEAMAQERTSFLELRQTEQAAALRHVFFAETAAKSQGTKRGSRPTPIETALVVGGGSMGAGIAYALDQAKVAVTVVEASISAADKARANIASLFDQAVKRDKISAQEAETGKARIAVQTGYGSLPAFDIAIEAVFEDLNVKCQVFAELDAVLPTSAILATNTSYLDVNKVFEGISAPSRCLGLHFFSPAHLMKLLEIIPGAGTTNQTLASVFGLAARLGKIPVEAGVCDGFIGNRILTRYRQICDVMLLEGALPWQIDKAMTGFGMAMGPYAVQDLSGLDIAYANRQRKNLSDAEGIRYIPIADRMVEELERLGRKTGAGWYDYPGAAEDTSPSVVTELIETASREAGVIRRDFSDEEIADRAITAMIDEGLRILDEGIAHRAADIDLVLVHGYGFPRWRGGPMHFAEKVGLDQLRRRIATYAKNDPLSWSVPSLLDSLIAGGLNLANFDTHADKTG is encoded by the coding sequence ATGGCACTTCGCTACAAAATCTCAGGCGGCACATGCATAATTACGCTTGATAACCCGCCGCTTAATGTGGTTGGCCAGACCATGCGCCGACAGCTGAACGCGGCTCTGGACTCAGCGGAGATAGCGCAGGCGGAGCGGATCATCGTCACCGGCGCGGGCCGGGCCTTTTCCGCCGGCAGTGATGCCCGCGAATTCAACGCCCCGCCGCAGGAGCCGCATCTGCCGGATGTGCTGAACCGGCTTGAGACGATGGGCAGCATCGCCGCGATCAACGGCATCGCCCTTGGCGCCGGGCTGGAAATCGCTTTGGCTTGCCGCTATCGAATTGCCGCGCCCGAAGCGCTTCTTGGCCTCCCCGAAGTAACCTTGGGCGTGGTGCCCGGTGCGGGCGGCACCCAACGGCTGCCGCGGATCACCGGCCTTGCCAAGGCTGCGGGTCTGATCACTCAGGGCGGCCGGATAGGCGCTTTAGCCGCAGAAGAGCTGGGGTTGGTGGATGAGGTGGCGCCGGATACGCTGACCGCAGCTCAGCAAGTGCCCGCCCGGGTGCTGGCGGCGGCGCTGCCTGCCAGCGCCCTCCCGGCGCCGCAACCGGAACCCGGACTTTTTTCCAACCTGCGACAAACGGCAGCCAAACGCACCCGCGGCCAGACCGCGCCGCAGGTTGCACTTGACCTGCTTGAGGCTGCCACTCGGCTGCCATTTTCTGAAGCCATGGCGCAGGAAAGGACCAGCTTTCTGGAGCTGCGCCAGACAGAGCAGGCGGCTGCACTGCGTCATGTGTTCTTTGCTGAAACCGCGGCGAAGTCCCAGGGAACCAAACGCGGCTCCCGGCCTACGCCAATCGAAACCGCTCTGGTTGTCGGCGGCGGCTCCATGGGTGCAGGCATTGCCTATGCGCTTGACCAGGCCAAGGTGGCGGTCACCGTTGTCGAAGCCAGCATCAGCGCCGCGGACAAGGCCCGGGCCAATATCGCCTCGTTGTTCGACCAGGCCGTCAAACGCGATAAGATCAGCGCGCAAGAGGCCGAAACAGGCAAGGCCCGAATAGCGGTGCAGACCGGCTACGGCAGCCTGCCTGCCTTCGACATCGCTATCGAAGCGGTATTCGAAGACCTGAACGTCAAGTGCCAGGTCTTTGCAGAGCTCGACGCCGTACTTCCCACCTCTGCGATCTTAGCCACCAACACCTCTTATCTGGACGTCAACAAGGTATTTGAAGGCATATCCGCTCCAAGCCGTTGCCTGGGACTGCATTTCTTCAGCCCTGCGCACCTGATGAAGCTGCTGGAGATCATCCCGGGCGCCGGCACCACGAACCAGACCCTCGCCAGCGTCTTTGGCTTGGCTGCACGGCTGGGTAAGATCCCTGTCGAAGCCGGTGTCTGCGACGGGTTCATAGGTAACCGAATCCTCACCCGCTACCGCCAAATCTGCGACGTAATGCTGCTGGAGGGCGCTCTACCCTGGCAGATCGACAAGGCGATGACTGGGTTTGGAATGGCCATGGGCCCCTATGCGGTGCAGGATCTGTCCGGACTCGACATCGCCTATGCCAACCGGCAGCGAAAGAACCTGAGCGACGCTGAGGGCATCCGCTACATCCCAATAGCCGACCGGATGGTGGAAGAGCTAGAACGGCTTGGCCGCAAGACCGGCGCAGGTTGGTATGACTACCCGGGCGCTGCCGAAGATACTTCGCCCTCGGTGGTGACAGAGCTGATCGAAACTGCTTCGCGCGAAGCCGGTGTGATCCGCCGTGACTTCAGCGATGAAGAAATTGCCGACCGCGCCATCACAGCGATGATCGACGAGGGATTGCGTATCCTGGACGAGGGAATCGCACATCGGGCCGCGGACATCGACCTCGTTCTGGTGCATGGCTATGGCTTCCCGCGGTGGCGCGGGGGACCGATGCATTTTGCCGAAAAGGTTGGATTGGATCAGTTGCGCCGCCGCATCGCGACTTATGCCAAGAACGACCCCCTGTCGTGGAGCGTGCCGTCCCTCCTCGACAGCCTGATCGCCGGAGGCCTCAACCTCGCCAATTTCGACACACACGCCGACAAAACGGGATGA
- a CDS encoding RidA family protein — translation MKPRTIHPEGWASALGYANGMLMADGTLHIGGQIGWDKDKKFTAGGFLGQMEQALSNIAEIVRAAGGEVTDVGRMTWYVTDKEEYLAKQREVGKAYQRVFGKHFPAMSMLVISELAEEEALVEIEATAFIAPQGQALAGE, via the coding sequence ATGAAGCCACGGACAATTCATCCCGAAGGCTGGGCGTCGGCTCTGGGCTATGCCAATGGCATGCTGATGGCGGATGGCACCCTGCATATCGGCGGCCAGATCGGCTGGGATAAGGACAAGAAATTCACGGCAGGCGGCTTTCTGGGGCAGATGGAGCAGGCCTTGAGCAATATAGCCGAAATTGTGCGCGCCGCCGGCGGCGAGGTCACGGATGTCGGCAGGATGACTTGGTATGTCACCGACAAGGAGGAATACTTGGCTAAACAGCGCGAAGTGGGCAAGGCCTACCAGCGAGTCTTCGGCAAGCATTTCCCAGCCATGTCTATGCTGGTCATCAGCGAACTGGCCGAGGAAGAGGCGTTGGTTGAGATCGAAGCTACCGCCTTTATCGCGCCGCAGGGCCAGGCCCTCGCTGGTGAATGA
- a CDS encoding acyl-CoA thioesterase, with product MHFTYPQKILFKHCDPAGIVFYPRFLEMLNDAIEAMFSELLEWPFEAIHEQNAVPTAELNVRFRAPCRHGDQLELRCTLNHVGRTSLSLTTQAVGASAGDLRFEVDQRMVFTGPDGRPAPWPEAVRAKLNRLMEANR from the coding sequence ATGCATTTCACCTATCCGCAGAAGATCCTGTTCAAACATTGCGACCCGGCCGGGATCGTTTTCTATCCGCGGTTTCTGGAAATGCTGAACGATGCCATCGAGGCGATGTTCAGCGAGTTGCTGGAGTGGCCTTTCGAGGCAATCCATGAGCAAAACGCCGTCCCGACGGCAGAATTAAATGTGCGGTTTCGCGCACCGTGCCGCCATGGCGATCAGCTGGAGCTGCGGTGCACGCTGAATCATGTCGGCAGGACCAGCCTGTCGCTGACCACCCAGGCCGTCGGCGCATCTGCGGGCGATCTGCGGTTCGAGGTTGATCAGCGGATGGTTTTCACCGGCCCTGACGGCCGCCCCGCCCCCTGGCCAGAAGCCGTACGGGCGAAACTGAACAGATTGATGGAGGCAAACAGATGA
- a CDS encoding AMP-binding protein — translation MLGQTAHTDTFSRSNLPVPDSWPELRLEGFEYPDRLNAAVELTDAMVEKGFGDHTALIGNGRRRTYKELSDWTNRLAHVLVEDLGVMPGNRVLIRSANNPAMVACWLAATKAGAVVINTMPMLRAAELTKYVEKAGITHALCDTRLMDEMTLCAKASATLKSVVGFDGTANHDAELDRLALEKPAHFNAIQTSQDDVALIGFTSGSTGEPKGTMHFHRDLLIIADGYAKEVLGVTPEDVFVGSPPLAFTFGLGGLAVFPLRFGAAAALLEQATPPSMVEIIETYKATVCFTAPTAYRAMLTAMDKGADLSSLRAAVSAGETLPAPVYDEWMQKTGKPMLDGIGATEMLHIFITNRLSDHHPACTGKPVTGYQAKVVGENGQELPRGEVGRLAVRGPTGCRYLGGERQAEYVQDGWNISGDAFLQDEDGYFHFAARNDDMIISSGYNIAGPEVEAALLAHEAVAECAVIGVPDAARGSIVEAHVVLAEGQEASEQTVKLLQDHVKSAIAPYKYPRSVVFWQALPKTETGKIQRFRLRSGG, via the coding sequence ATGCTGGGACAAACCGCTCATACCGACACATTTTCCCGTTCGAACCTGCCTGTGCCGGACAGCTGGCCGGAGCTGAGGCTGGAAGGGTTTGAATATCCTGACCGGTTGAATGCTGCAGTCGAACTGACCGATGCCATGGTCGAAAAAGGCTTTGGCGACCATACAGCCCTGATTGGCAACGGGCGGCGGCGTACCTACAAGGAGCTGAGCGACTGGACCAACCGGCTGGCCCATGTGCTGGTCGAGGATCTGGGTGTGATGCCCGGCAACCGGGTTCTGATCCGCTCTGCCAACAATCCGGCGATGGTGGCCTGCTGGCTGGCCGCCACCAAAGCCGGCGCGGTGGTGATCAACACGATGCCGATGCTGCGCGCCGCCGAGCTGACCAAATATGTTGAGAAGGCTGGCATCACCCATGCGCTGTGCGATACCCGGTTAATGGATGAAATGACACTTTGCGCCAAGGCCAGTGCCACTCTGAAATCCGTGGTTGGATTTGACGGCACTGCCAATCACGATGCCGAACTGGACCGGCTGGCGCTGGAAAAACCTGCACATTTCAATGCCATCCAGACCAGCCAGGATGATGTGGCACTTATCGGCTTCACATCAGGCAGCACCGGTGAGCCCAAGGGCACCATGCATTTCCACCGCGATTTGCTGATCATCGCCGACGGCTATGCCAAGGAAGTCCTGGGAGTCACCCCTGAAGACGTCTTTGTCGGCTCGCCGCCCTTGGCCTTCACCTTTGGCCTTGGCGGTCTGGCGGTCTTCCCGCTTCGTTTTGGCGCCGCCGCTGCACTACTGGAACAGGCAACCCCGCCCAGCATGGTCGAAATCATCGAGACCTATAAGGCGACCGTCTGCTTTACCGCGCCCACCGCGTACCGCGCCATGCTGACGGCAATGGACAAGGGCGCCGACCTGTCCTCGCTCCGCGCTGCGGTCTCGGCGGGCGAAACCCTGCCTGCGCCGGTCTATGACGAATGGATGCAGAAAACCGGCAAGCCGATGCTGGACGGCATAGGCGCCACTGAGATGCTGCATATTTTCATCACCAACCGCCTCTCCGATCACCACCCGGCCTGCACCGGCAAGCCGGTCACCGGATATCAGGCCAAAGTGGTCGGCGAGAATGGCCAGGAACTACCCCGCGGCGAGGTCGGACGACTGGCGGTGCGCGGCCCCACCGGCTGCCGCTACCTGGGCGGCGAACGGCAGGCGGAATATGTGCAGGACGGCTGGAACATCTCCGGCGATGCCTTCCTCCAGGACGAAGATGGCTATTTCCATTTCGCCGCCCGTAATGACGACATGATCATCTCCTCGGGCTACAACATTGCCGGTCCCGAGGTGGAGGCCGCTCTGCTGGCCCATGAGGCGGTGGCCGAATGCGCGGTGATCGGCGTGCCGGATGCGGCGCGAGGTTCCATCGTCGAGGCGCATGTGGTGCTGGCTGAAGGCCAAGAGGCCTCGGAGCAGACCGTCAAACTGCTGCAGGATCACGTGAAATCCGCGATTGCGCCATATAAATACCCGCGCTCGGTTGTCTTTTGGCAGGCCCTGCCCAAAACCGAAACCGGTAAGATCCAGCGCTTCCGGCTTAGGAGCGGCGGATGA
- a CDS encoding enoyl-CoA hydratase family protein, whose amino-acid sequence MRTDVSHFNCEISGGIATVALDRPDRKNPLTFDSYAELRDWFRDLHYDDTVKAVVFASNGGNFCSGGDVHDIIGPLTKMSMKELLAFTRMTGDLVKAMVNCGKPIIAAIDGVCVGAGAIIAMASDLRIATPEVKTAFLFTRVGLAGCDMGACAILPRIIGQGRAAELLYTGRSMSAEEGAAWGFHNKLVAAEDLLAEAGRMAERIAAGPGFGHMMTKTMLAQEWSMSIEQAIEAEAQAQAICMQTADFERAYHAFVNKDKPAFEGD is encoded by the coding sequence ATGAGAACAGATGTATCCCACTTCAATTGTGAGATTTCCGGCGGCATTGCCACCGTGGCCCTGGACCGGCCGGATCGCAAGAACCCGCTGACCTTCGACAGCTACGCTGAGCTGCGCGACTGGTTCCGCGATCTGCATTATGACGACACGGTGAAGGCGGTGGTCTTTGCCTCCAACGGCGGCAACTTCTGCTCGGGCGGCGATGTGCATGACATCATCGGCCCGCTGACGAAGATGAGCATGAAGGAGCTTCTGGCCTTTACCCGGATGACTGGGGATCTGGTCAAGGCGATGGTCAATTGCGGCAAGCCCATCATTGCGGCGATTGACGGGGTCTGCGTGGGCGCCGGCGCGATCATAGCCATGGCCTCGGACCTGCGGATCGCCACGCCGGAGGTCAAGACCGCGTTCCTGTTCACCCGTGTCGGGCTGGCGGGCTGCGATATGGGCGCCTGCGCGATCCTGCCGCGGATCATCGGCCAGGGCCGCGCGGCGGAACTGCTGTACACCGGCCGCTCGATGAGCGCCGAAGAAGGCGCGGCCTGGGGATTCCACAACAAGCTGGTCGCGGCGGAGGATCTGCTGGCCGAGGCGGGCCGGATGGCAGAACGCATCGCGGCAGGTCCCGGTTTCGGCCATATGATGACCAAGACCATGCTGGCGCAGGAATGGTCGATGTCGATCGAACAGGCGATTGAGGCCGAGGCCCAGGCCCAGGCGATCTGCATGCAGACGGCGGATTTCGAACGAGCCTACCACGCCTTTGTGAACAAGGACAAACCGGCTTTTGAAGGCGATTGA
- a CDS encoding MarR family winged helix-turn-helix transcriptional regulator has product MAEPTELFTGDLSKDRLRLWLRLLKAGSAVEDEIRRRLRSEFDSTLPRFDVMSALLRFPEGLKMSQISKLLKVSNGNITGIVDKLADEGLALRVPVPGDRRASLVTLTPKGQTAFRAQARAHESWVNELLGGLSGQDIETVSALLDSLVAAPGKRE; this is encoded by the coding sequence ATGGCAGAACCCACCGAACTCTTCACAGGTGATCTGTCCAAGGACCGGCTGCGGCTGTGGCTGCGGCTGTTGAAGGCCGGCAGTGCGGTCGAGGATGAAATCCGCCGCCGCCTGCGCAGCGAATTCGACAGCACCCTGCCGCGGTTTGATGTGATGTCGGCGCTGCTGCGCTTCCCTGAGGGGCTGAAGATGAGCCAGATCTCCAAGCTGCTCAAGGTCTCCAACGGCAATATCACCGGTATTGTTGACAAGCTGGCTGACGAAGGCCTGGCTCTGCGGGTGCCGGTGCCCGGCGACCGGCGCGCCTCGCTGGTGACGCTGACGCCGAAGGGCCAAACCGCGTTCCGGGCACAGGCCAGAGCGCACGAAAGCTGGGTCAATGAACTGCTGGGCGGGCTTTCTGGCCAGGATATCGAAACTGTTTCCGCGCTTCTGGATTCCTTGGTCGCAGCGCCCGGCAAGCGAGAGTGA